One region of Nitrospinota bacterium genomic DNA includes:
- a CDS encoding tetratricopeptide repeat protein: MKLLFPALILFTFLFACTSENATIDTAQSESHYKLGMEFAKLSLYKNALEEFDLAIKHDPDNLKVYSKKGLVHFGLKQHDQAQTAFEKVLSLEPENVQVHINLGMVFYVKGEKQEAQKRWEQAIAIKEGDNDSKAVNNIANIYKEEKIYDKAIEYYQQAIAQEPNNSTYLNNLGDSFRLQGEFEKAEATFKGSLAADPKGMLTHFNLGMLYQDQKAYDKAVEAFQNSLKINPYYAEAYFQIALSHIARKDKKSALESIELALKAEPSNSKYRQLFSKMEAS, from the coding sequence ATGAAACTTCTTTTCCCCGCTTTAATTCTATTTACATTCCTTTTCGCCTGCACCTCCGAAAACGCGACCATTGACACCGCACAATCCGAGTCCCACTACAAACTAGGAATGGAGTTTGCCAAGCTGTCCCTTTACAAAAACGCCCTCGAAGAATTTGACCTGGCCATCAAACACGACCCCGACAACCTGAAGGTGTACAGCAAAAAAGGCCTGGTGCACTTCGGACTCAAGCAACACGACCAGGCCCAGACGGCATTTGAAAAAGTCCTGTCTCTGGAACCTGAAAACGTTCAGGTCCATATCAATCTGGGAATGGTGTTCTACGTCAAGGGAGAAAAGCAAGAGGCGCAAAAGCGATGGGAACAGGCCATCGCCATTAAGGAGGGGGATAACGACTCCAAGGCTGTCAACAATATTGCCAATATCTACAAGGAAGAAAAAATTTACGATAAAGCCATCGAGTATTACCAGCAGGCCATTGCTCAGGAGCCCAACAACTCCACCTACCTCAATAACCTTGGGGACAGCTTTCGCCTTCAGGGCGAGTTTGAAAAAGCGGAGGCAACCTTTAAAGGGTCGCTTGCGGCGGACCCGAAGGGAATGTTGACCCATTTTAACCTGGGCATGCTTTACCAGGACCAAAAGGCTTACGACAAAGCGGTTGAAGCGTTCCAGAACTCTTTAAAAATCAATCCTTATTACGCCGAAGCCTATTTCCAGATCGCTCTGAGCCACATCGCCAGAAAAGACAAAAAATCCGCTCTCGAGTCCATCGAACTGGCATTAAAAGCCGAGCCTTCCAATTCAAAGTATCGACAATTATTCTCCAAAATGGAAGCGTCCTGA